The Acidimicrobiales bacterium genome has a window encoding:
- a CDS encoding VOC family protein — translation RRSSDLRDEVAGLTFLSSNPEHEHHMLLLLPGRVGEDTVVQQISFRCTTLADVMAFHERLVDAGASIDKVLNHGNAVGVYFWDPEGNRCEVYWPTELPAAQPFLKDIDLRRPEEDVLATVRADVEAHGAQGYIEPHYRRPPAGDTED, via the coding sequence CGACGCTCTTCCGATCTCCGGGACGAGGTGGCCGGGCTGACGTTCCTGAGCAGCAACCCCGAACACGAACACCACATGCTCCTGTTGCTGCCGGGCCGCGTCGGCGAGGACACCGTCGTGCAGCAGATCTCGTTCCGATGCACGACGCTCGCAGACGTGATGGCGTTCCATGAGCGCCTGGTCGACGCCGGCGCGTCCATCGACAAGGTGCTGAACCACGGCAACGCCGTCGGCGTCTACTTCTGGGACCCGGAGGGCAACCGCTGCGAGGTCTACTGGCCGACAGAGCTGCCGGCGGCCCAGCCGTTCCTCAAGGACATAGACCTGCGCCGTCCCGAAGAGGACGTCCTGGCGACGGTGCGAGCCGACGTCGAGGCCCACGGCGCGCAGGGCTACATCGAACCCCACTACAGGCGCCCACCGGCCGGCGACACGGAGGACTGA